A single window of Lynx canadensis isolate LIC74 chromosome C2, mLynCan4.pri.v2, whole genome shotgun sequence DNA harbors:
- the FBXO45 gene encoding F-box/SPRY domain-containing protein 1 has translation MAAPAPGPGGASGGAGCSGGGGAVGGSGSGSAGAGGRLPSRVLELVFSYLELSELRSCALVCKHWYRCLHGDENSEVWRSLCARRLAEEALRTDILCNLPSYKAKVRAFQHAFSTNDCSRNVYIKKNGFTLHRNPIAQSTDGARTKIGFSEGRHAWEVWWEGPLGTVAVIGIATKRAPMQCQGYVALLGSDDQSWGWNLVDNNLLHNGEVNGSFPQCNNAPKYQIGERIRVILDMEDKTLAFERGI, from the exons ATGGCGGCACCAGCCCCGGGGCCTGGCGGAGCCTCTGGTGGCGCTGGCTgtagcggcggcggcggcgcggtcGGCGGCTCGGGATCCGGGTCCGCGGGCGCAGGGGGCCGGCTGCCCAGCCGGGTGCTGGAGTTGGTGTTTTCCTACCTGGAGCTGTCCGAGCTGCGGAGCTGCGCCCTGGTGTGCAAGCACTGGTACCGCTGCCTGCACGGTGATGAGAACAGCGAGGTGTGGCGGAGCCTTTGCGCCCGCCGCCTGGCAGAAGAGGCTCTGCGCACGGACATCCTCTGCAACCTGCCCAGCTACAAGGCCAAG GTGCGTGCTTTCCAACATGCCTTCAGCACTAATGACTGCTCCAGGAAtgtctacattaagaaaaatggtTTTACTTTACATCGAAACCCCATTGCTCAGAGTACTGATGGTGCAAGGACCAAGATTGGTTTCAGTGAGGGCCGCCATGCATGGGAAGTGTGGTGGGAAGGCCCTCTGGGCACTGTGGCAGTGATTGGAATTGCTACAAAACGAGCCCCCATGCAATGCCAAGGGTATGTGGCATTACTGGGCAGTGATGACCAGAGCTGGGGCTGGAATCTGGTGGACAATAATCTACTACATAACGGAGAAGTCAATGGCAGTTTTCCACAGTGCAACAATGCACCAAAATATCAG ATAGGAGAAAGAATTCGAGTCATTTTGGACATGGAAGATAAGACTTTAGCTTTTGAACGTGGGATATGA